TGGGAAGACCTTCTAGCCATCCTGGCTCAGAGCCATTTCCtcagtcctctcctcctcctccccctcccatctcCCCACAATACCTGATTGGGTCGAAGAGCTCCGTGTAACTCCAAAGTGGGCGTCCCTTCCCTCCAATCAGACGGCGCTCCGAGCGCCGTGGTGCTGCTACTGCCGTCGCAGCCGCAGCTGCAGCCGCTGGCCAATGCCATACCAAAGGCGCTTTCAGTCCTTGCTGAGCCCGTCGGGAGCGATCTCTTCTTCCCCAAGCCGCCACCTCTTCGGCTTGGCCTGGGAGCGAAACCTGAGAGTTTGCCCGGGATCGAGGTGGGCTTGGCTCGGTCTGCCTTTTGGCCGCCGTCCCTGAACGGAGACaggagcgaggaggaggagagggtttgAGCGAGGTCAAGCGGCTCCCTCTTCGGCCGACGGAGTAGCTCTTTCTGCCGCAGGGACAGCAGCAGGCGTGCGCTCCTCTTCGGCTCCCGTCCGCCCCGTCGaactttttttctcccttcttcttcttctttccgcGCCGACTTCATGGAGGGCTCCTCTTCGCCGCCGCCCGCCTACTCGGACCTCAGGCGGGGCCTGGGGAAGAGCAACAGCGGCGCCGACCTGCAGATGAACGGCGACGAGGAGGCGCCGGGCCCCGAGGAAGAGGAGATCCACGCGCCCAAAAACTACCTGTGGCTCAGCATCCTTTCCTGCTTCTGCCCGTCCTACCCCATCAACATCGTGGCCTTCGTTTTCTCAGTGATGGTAAGCCTTGTGTGGTGTTTTTTGGGGTTGAGGGGGGGAGTGGGTTTTAAGGGGGCGCCGTCGGGGCCGGAGCGCCCCTGTCTCCACGATTGAGCCCCTCCCCAGTTCGTCGCCTCCTGCTGGACAGCGCTTACTTGGAATGGGGAAGGACAAAAGGGTTGTATTCAGCTGgaccctactcagagtagaccttttgatttctttccaagCCCTACTCAAGAGAATATTGGTTGGACGACTCAAT
This is a stretch of genomic DNA from Lacerta agilis isolate rLacAgi1 chromosome 17, rLacAgi1.pri, whole genome shotgun sequence. It encodes these proteins:
- the TMEM233 gene encoding transmembrane protein 233 produces the protein MEGSSSPPPAYSDLRRGLGKSNSGADLQMNGDEEAPGPEEEEIHAPKNYLWLSILSCFCPSYPINIVAFVFSVMALNSYAQGDIEGSKRLGHTALLVAIAAILIGLVLIGILCAVHFTTHVI